AAAGCCCTCACCGCCGCACAATTGGCCTTCATCGAACTCCTGCGCCACACCAAACAGAATTGGTAAATGGGTTGTTTCGGAAGCAGATTTGAGTTACATCGGAATCATGAAAACCACGATTGATATTCCAGAAAGCGATCTTTCGGATGCCATGCGCCTGACCGGAGCCAAAACGAAGCGCGATGCCATCGTCACCGCCGTGCAGGATTTTAACCGTCGGAAGAAGATGGCGGAGTTGGTGAAATATTTTGGGACTTTTGAGTCGCTCATGACCAATGACGAAATCGAAGCGTTGAATGATTTGGACGATCACAACAACGTCCCGTGAAGTTGATCGACACGACTTTTTGGGTGCAGGCCATGCGCCGAAAAGGTGACGCGAACATCCGGCAAAGAATGACATTTTTGGTCGAATCCGGTCAGGCCGCCTGGTGCGCGCCGGTGCGATTGGAATTATGGGCGGGAATCGGCCCCGGCGCTGAAAGATCGATGCTGCGGCAGTTTGAGCAGGTCATCCCGGAACTGCCGATCACCGATGAAGTCTGGCAACTCGCCTGCGACTTGGCCGATCTTGGTCGCGCCACTGGCCGAACATTCCCCAGCAACGACTTGCTCATCGCCGCGTGCGCCCTGTTTCACAAAGTGGAACTGGAGCACGCCGACCAGCATTTTGACGAAATCCTGAAACTCAAAAAATCATGAGCACACCAGCCATCGGCATCATCGGCGGGAGCGGTCTTTACCAGATCGAAGGCATCACCGAATCGGAAGAAATCACCGTCGAAACGCCCTTTGGAGCGCCGAGTGATACGATTGTCACTGGAATGCTCGCCGGTCGCCGGGTGTATTTTCTCCCGCGCCACGGCAAGGGCCACCGCATTCTCCCGCAGGAAATCAATCACCGCGCCAACATCTACGCGCTGAAATCACTCGGAGTCGCCTGGATCATCTGCGTGACGGCCGTCGGCAGTTTGAAGGAGGAATTTCCGCCGCGTCATATCGTTTTGCCGGACCAATATTTCGACCGCACGACGCATCGCGAGGGCCACACGTTTTTTGGCAAAGGCATCGTCGCGCATGTGGGTTTCGCCGATCCGACTTCCAGTGAATTGCGAAAATTGCTCTCCGCCGCGCTGAATGAAATGGAACTCGACCACACCAACGGCGGCACTTACGTGAACATGGACGGCCCGGCATTTTCCACCCGCGCCGAGTCCAACGTTCACCGGCAGCTCGGTTTCGACGTCGTCGGCATGACAAATCTGCCCGAGGCCAAGCTCGCTCGCGAGGCCGAGATCGCCCTCGCCACCATCGCCATGATCACCGATTACGATTGCTGGAAAGTGGACGAGGAACCAGTAAGCCTCACGATGGTCATCGGCCATCTCCTCGCCAATGCCGAGACCGCCAAATCCGTCCTCGCCCGCGTCATTCCGCAGATACCTCTGCAACCCAACTGGCCGGAGCACACGGCATTGGACACGGCCATCGTCACGCCGCGCCCATTGTGGCCGGAAGAAACTAGTCGCAAACTCGAAGCCATCCTCTATCGTTTTCTCCAGCAAAAATGAAGGTCCGCATTTCTCTCTTACTCGTCTCACTTTTGGGCCTCGGCCTGCAAACCGGTTGCGCCCAGGACGCGCTTCCCACCCCGCGCC
This genomic stretch from Chthoniobacterales bacterium harbors:
- a CDS encoding type II toxin-antitoxin system VapB family antitoxin, with translation MKTTIDIPESDLSDAMRLTGAKTKRDAIVTAVQDFNRRKKMAELVKYFGTFESLMTNDEIEALNDLDDHNNVP
- a CDS encoding PIN domain-containing protein; its protein translation is MKLIDTTFWVQAMRRKGDANIRQRMTFLVESGQAAWCAPVRLELWAGIGPGAERSMLRQFEQVIPELPITDEVWQLACDLADLGRATGRTFPSNDLLIAACALFHKVELEHADQHFDEILKLKKS
- the mtnP gene encoding S-methyl-5'-thioadenosine phosphorylase, producing the protein MSTPAIGIIGGSGLYQIEGITESEEITVETPFGAPSDTIVTGMLAGRRVYFLPRHGKGHRILPQEINHRANIYALKSLGVAWIICVTAVGSLKEEFPPRHIVLPDQYFDRTTHREGHTFFGKGIVAHVGFADPTSSELRKLLSAALNEMELDHTNGGTYVNMDGPAFSTRAESNVHRQLGFDVVGMTNLPEAKLAREAEIALATIAMITDYDCWKVDEEPVSLTMVIGHLLANAETAKSVLARVIPQIPLQPNWPEHTALDTAIVTPRPLWPEETSRKLEAILYRFLQQK